One stretch of Janibacter limosus DNA includes these proteins:
- a CDS encoding NADP-dependent oxidoreductase encodes MSTLPTSTRQIALASRPTGAPTSDNFRLESVDLPELADGQVLVRNVVMSVDPYMRGRMNDAKSYVPPFQVDQPLEGGAVGEVIASRSDDVAVGQHVLHGSGWREHAILTAAKVSVIDTDVAPASAYLGVLGMPGLTAYVGLTAVAEMREGDTVFVSGAAGAVGQLVGQIARALGAERVVGSAGTDAKVARLRELGYDAGFNYKTTPVRDGLREVAPDGIDVYFDNVGGDHLEAAISSLRLHGRVAMCGAISQYNATDAAPGPRNLFQAIGKGLTLRGFIVGQYPQLVGEYRERAAGWLAEGRLQGDETFRDGLDGAPQAFIDLLEGANTGKMLVRL; translated from the coding sequence ATGAGCACCCTTCCCACCAGCACCCGACAGATCGCCCTCGCCTCGCGCCCGACCGGCGCCCCGACGAGCGACAACTTCCGCCTCGAGAGCGTCGACCTGCCCGAGCTCGCCGACGGCCAGGTCCTCGTCCGCAATGTCGTCATGTCCGTCGACCCCTACATGCGCGGCCGGATGAACGACGCGAAGTCCTATGTCCCGCCCTTCCAGGTCGACCAGCCGCTCGAGGGCGGTGCCGTCGGTGAGGTCATCGCCTCACGATCCGACGACGTCGCCGTCGGGCAGCACGTCCTGCACGGCTCCGGCTGGCGCGAGCACGCGATCCTGACTGCGGCCAAGGTGTCGGTCATCGACACCGATGTCGCTCCCGCCTCCGCCTACCTCGGGGTCCTCGGGATGCCCGGCCTGACCGCCTACGTCGGTCTGACCGCGGTCGCCGAGATGCGCGAGGGCGACACCGTCTTCGTCTCCGGTGCAGCCGGCGCCGTCGGCCAGCTCGTCGGGCAGATCGCCCGGGCCCTCGGTGCCGAGCGGGTCGTCGGGTCCGCCGGCACCGACGCCAAGGTCGCCCGTCTGCGCGAGCTCGGCTACGACGCCGGCTTCAACTACAAGACGACGCCGGTGCGCGACGGCCTGCGGGAGGTGGCGCCCGACGGCATCGACGTCTACTTCGACAACGTCGGAGGCGACCACCTCGAGGCGGCGATCTCCTCCCTTCGCCTCCACGGTCGGGTCGCCATGTGCGGCGCGATCTCGCAGTACAACGCGACCGACGCCGCCCCGGGACCGCGCAACCTCTTCCAGGCGATCGGCAAGGGGCTGACCCTGCGCGGCTTCATCGTCGGTCAGTACCCGCAGCTCGTCGGCGAGTACCGCGAGCGCGCCGCCGGCTGGTTGGCCGAGGGCCGGCTGCAGGGCGACGAGACCTTCCGCGACGGGCTCGACGGTGCCCCGCAGGCCTTCATCGACCTGCTCGAGGGCGCCAACACCGGCAAGATGCTCGTCCGCCTCTGA
- the egtD gene encoding L-histidine N(alpha)-methyltransferase has product MTSTQEQTDQRHELEEDLREGFWADPPTLPPRWFYDERGSRLFDRITSLPEYYPTRAEREILQQRSAQILEVTGARSVHELGAGTSAKTRVLLDELTAGGRPATYAPLDISSEVLLETAEQLQSEYPTLAVEPAVADFHHLPPLAGADGERLLLFLGGTIGNFTEDERAGFLRMVRAALAPGDHFLLGADLVKDAARLVAAYDDEVGVTAEFNLNLIDVIDRMTPVTGLRREDFEHEAVWDDEASRIEMRLRAVRDVEADFTGIGRTWQLAKGEHLRTEISRKFDPGELRDELAGHGLQPVAGWTDEAGDFSLTLARVVEHPSVP; this is encoded by the coding sequence ATGACCAGCACGCAGGAGCAGACCGACCAGCGCCACGAGCTCGAGGAGGACCTGCGCGAGGGCTTCTGGGCAGACCCGCCCACGCTGCCGCCGCGGTGGTTCTACGACGAGCGGGGCAGCCGGCTCTTCGACAGGATCACCTCCTTGCCCGAGTACTACCCGACGCGGGCGGAGCGCGAGATCCTGCAGCAGCGCAGCGCGCAGATCCTCGAGGTCACCGGCGCCCGCAGCGTCCACGAGCTGGGGGCCGGGACCTCCGCCAAGACCAGGGTCCTCCTCGACGAGCTGACCGCTGGTGGCCGGCCGGCCACGTATGCGCCGCTGGACATCAGCAGCGAGGTGCTCCTGGAGACCGCCGAGCAGCTGCAGAGCGAGTACCCCACGCTCGCGGTCGAGCCGGCCGTCGCCGACTTCCACCACCTGCCGCCGCTGGCCGGTGCGGACGGGGAGCGGCTGCTGCTCTTCCTCGGTGGGACGATCGGCAACTTCACCGAGGACGAGCGCGCGGGATTCCTGCGGATGGTTCGCGCAGCCCTGGCCCCGGGCGACCACTTCCTCCTCGGTGCGGATCTCGTCAAGGACGCCGCCAGGCTGGTGGCCGCCTATGACGACGAGGTCGGGGTCACTGCGGAGTTCAACCTCAATCTCATCGACGTCATCGACCGGATGACTCCGGTCACCGGCCTGCGGCGCGAGGACTTCGAGCACGAGGCCGTCTGGGACGACGAGGCCTCGCGCATCGAGATGCGGCTGCGGGCGGTCCGCGACGTCGAGGCGGACTTCACCGGCATCGGACGCACCTGGCAGCTGGCGAAGGGGGAGCACCTGCGCACCGAGATCTCCCGCAAGTTCGACCCGGGCGAGCTGCGCGACGAGCTGGCCGGCCACGGCCTCCAGCCCGTCGCAGGGTGGACCGACGAGGCGGGGGACTTCTCGCTCACGCTGGCGCGAGTCGTCGAGCACCCGAGCGTGCCGTGA
- the egtB gene encoding ergothioneine biosynthesis protein EgtB — protein MTTTVARPDLAALAARFAEVRTRTDRLTHGLSPEDQTPQSMTEASPTKWHRAHTTWFFEEFVLGADPGYRPRDPAFRYLFNSYYEAVGERHPRAARGHVTRPGIAAVAAYRADVEQQVAARLEAGTLTEEQLDLVELGCHHEEQHQELLLMDIKHLLSGNVLQPTYVERAPDDDPTAGPTPLRWTHVSGGVTHVGDDGAGFAFDNERPRHRVWLEDVEIGTRQVTNAEWFDFIADGGYTRPDLWLSDGWASVQDAGWRAPGYWREDDDGRWTTFTLSGRRPVVAAEPVCHVSFFEADAFARWAGQRLPTEQEWEAGAASGLEVRGGLLDPQRCHPSRASEVTLGDVWEWTASAYVPYPGFETAPGAVGEYNGKFMNDQHVLRGASAITPPQHPRTTYRNFFPAAARWAFSGLRLAR, from the coding sequence ATGACCACGACCGTCGCCCGACCCGACCTCGCGGCGCTGGCCGCGCGCTTCGCGGAGGTCCGCACGCGGACCGACCGCCTCACGCACGGCCTCAGCCCCGAGGACCAGACCCCGCAGTCGATGACCGAGGCCAGCCCGACCAAGTGGCATCGTGCCCACACGACCTGGTTCTTCGAGGAGTTCGTCCTCGGCGCCGACCCCGGCTACCGGCCGCGCGACCCCGCCTTCCGCTATCTCTTCAACAGCTACTACGAGGCAGTCGGGGAGCGGCATCCCCGCGCGGCTCGCGGCCACGTGACCCGCCCCGGCATCGCTGCGGTCGCGGCCTATCGCGCCGACGTCGAGCAGCAGGTCGCCGCACGTCTCGAGGCGGGCACGCTCACCGAGGAGCAGCTCGATCTCGTCGAGCTCGGCTGCCACCACGAGGAGCAGCACCAAGAGCTCCTCCTCATGGACATCAAGCACCTCTTGTCGGGCAATGTCCTCCAACCGACCTACGTCGAGCGAGCCCCCGACGACGACCCCACGGCGGGTCCGACCCCCCTTCGCTGGACGCACGTCTCCGGTGGAGTGACGCACGTCGGCGACGACGGCGCCGGCTTCGCCTTCGACAACGAGCGCCCCCGCCACCGGGTGTGGCTCGAGGACGTCGAGATCGGCACTCGGCAGGTGACCAACGCCGAGTGGTTCGACTTCATCGCCGACGGTGGGTACACGCGCCCCGACCTGTGGCTCTCCGACGGATGGGCGAGCGTGCAGGACGCCGGGTGGCGGGCACCCGGCTACTGGCGCGAGGACGACGACGGGAGGTGGACCACCTTCACCCTGTCGGGCCGTCGGCCGGTGGTCGCCGCCGAGCCGGTGTGCCACGTCTCCTTCTTCGAGGCGGACGCCTTCGCCCGCTGGGCAGGTCAGCGTCTGCCCACCGAGCAGGAGTGGGAGGCCGGTGCCGCGAGCGGGCTCGAGGTGCGGGGCGGCCTGCTCGACCCGCAGCGTTGCCACCCCAGCCGGGCGAGCGAGGTGACCCTCGGCGACGTGTGGGAGTGGACCGCGAGCGCCTACGTGCCCTATCCCGGCTTCGAGACGGCGCCGGGCGCGGTGGGCGAGTACAACGGCAAGTTCATGAACGATCAGCACGTCCTGCGCGGAGCCTCGGCGATCACGCCGCCGCAGCACCCGCGCACGACCTACCGCAACTTCTTCCCCGCAGCCGCCCGATGGGCCTTCTCCGGTCTGCGGCTCGCCCGATGA
- a CDS encoding pyridoxamine 5'-phosphate oxidase family protein yields the protein MADKTETETVTEIMQDTRIAVLTYAEDGRLMSVPMGTQDLDDPGTIHFLTEAHSDKMQAIAANPQVNVTYSGDGGWVSVSGTAARNDDRALLERLWDPSAGAFMEGGPDNPDNVVLTVSAETARYWATPGSVATVVQMAKGLVSDTKPDLGDTGTVSL from the coding sequence ATGGCCGACAAGACCGAGACCGAGACCGTCACCGAGATCATGCAGGACACCAGGATCGCCGTGCTCACCTATGCCGAGGACGGGCGACTGATGTCGGTGCCGATGGGCACCCAGGACCTCGACGACCCCGGGACCATCCACTTCCTGACCGAGGCCCACTCGGACAAGATGCAGGCGATCGCGGCCAACCCGCAGGTCAACGTCACCTACTCCGGCGACGGCGGCTGGGTGAGCGTGAGCGGCACCGCTGCGCGCAACGACGACCGCGCGCTCCTCGAGCGCCTGTGGGACCCGTCTGCCGGTGCCTTCATGGAGGGCGGTCCCGACAACCCCGACAACGTCGTGCTCACCGTGTCCGCGGAGACCGCCCGCTACTGGGCCACGCCGGGCAGCGTCGCCACGGTCGTGCAGATGGCCAAGGGTCTCGTGAGCGACACGAAGCCCGACCTCGGCGACACCGGGACCGTCTCCCTCTGA
- a CDS encoding methyltransferase family protein, whose product MDALSVAKAPPVMLAASLLAQRLLTRGAATPATTSVLGATVAVAGIAVAAAGIREIRSAGTTLDPMRPGDATQVVRRGIFRYSRNPIYLGDALLLAGYAIHRRDPLALLPAVGFVGAIDLLQIPAEEEALLGRFGSTYGEYVATVRRWF is encoded by the coding sequence ATGGACGCACTCTCGGTCGCGAAGGCACCTCCGGTGATGCTTGCGGCGTCCTTGCTCGCCCAGCGTCTGCTCACGCGGGGCGCGGCGACGCCGGCCACCACCTCGGTCCTCGGCGCCACGGTGGCGGTCGCCGGCATCGCGGTCGCGGCAGCCGGCATCCGCGAGATCCGCTCCGCGGGGACCACCCTCGACCCGATGCGTCCGGGCGACGCCACGCAGGTGGTCCGTCGGGGCATCTTCCGCTACTCGCGCAACCCGATCTACCTCGGGGACGCCCTGCTGCTCGCCGGGTACGCCATCCACCGCCGCGACCCGCTCGCGCTGCTCCCGGCCGTCGGGTTCGTCGGCGCCATCGACCTGCTGCAGATCCCCGCGGAGGAGGAGGCGCTGCTCGGGCGCTTCGGCTCGACGTACGGGGAGTACGTGGCCACGGTGCGGCGCTGGTTCTGA
- a CDS encoding isocitrate lyase/PEP mutase family protein, which yields MSDVTSKASELLQMHQTGEMLVLPTVWDAWSARASVDAGFRALSIGSHPLAESRGQQDGEAMTLDDALDGIRRICAAVTVPVSADVESGYDTPAAELVERVLDAGAVGINVEDTVHSEGRRVREIAEHADYIAAIRQAADAAGVELVINARTDALLHGTDKFPDPLAEAIARVKACEEAGARSVYPVKVPDAASLAALMAATSLPVNVTAHPVDGAASGSLQELRDAGVRRVTFGPLLQKALTGSIADLTGPWLGSAGRS from the coding sequence ATGAGTGACGTCACGAGCAAGGCCAGCGAGCTCCTCCAGATGCACCAGACCGGCGAGATGCTGGTGCTGCCGACGGTGTGGGACGCGTGGTCGGCCCGCGCCTCGGTTGACGCCGGCTTCCGCGCACTGTCCATCGGCAGCCACCCGCTCGCCGAGTCGCGCGGCCAGCAGGACGGCGAGGCCATGACCCTCGACGACGCCCTCGACGGGATCCGCCGCATCTGCGCGGCCGTGACGGTCCCCGTCTCGGCCGACGTCGAGTCCGGCTACGACACCCCTGCGGCCGAGCTCGTCGAGCGGGTCCTCGACGCCGGCGCCGTGGGCATCAACGTCGAGGACACCGTGCACTCAGAGGGTCGCCGGGTGCGCGAGATCGCCGAGCACGCCGACTACATCGCCGCGATCCGGCAGGCCGCCGACGCCGCCGGCGTCGAGCTGGTCATCAACGCGCGCACGGATGCGCTCCTGCACGGCACCGACAAGTTCCCCGACCCGCTCGCCGAGGCCATCGCCCGCGTCAAGGCCTGCGAGGAGGCCGGCGCCCGCAGCGTCTACCCGGTGAAGGTCCCCGACGCCGCGAGCCTCGCCGCGCTGATGGCGGCGACCTCGCTGCCGGTCAACGTCACGGCGCACCCCGTCGACGGAGCCGCGTCGGGATCCCTGCAGGAACTGCGCGACGCCGGGGTTCGACGCGTGACCTTCGGGCCCCTGCTGCAGAAGGCACTGACCGGCTCGATCGCCGACCTCACCGGCCCGTGGCTCGGGTCCGCAGGGCGCAGCTAG